Proteins encoded by one window of Longimicrobium sp.:
- a CDS encoding SDR family oxidoreductase, which yields MEIRNARAVVTGAASGLGYTFALELAREGAAVVAGDIDEEGLARLAAEGAGLPGRISTARVDVADEASVREFVEGAFGTLGMVNALVNNAGVLLDGLLVKREAGWVRKLPTAQWQRVLDVNLTGSFLAAREVAAGMLERRLRNCVIVNISSLVRGGNEGQSAYAASKAGLDAVTRTWAAELAPYGIRVGAIAPGLVDTPILQHVSDEAKEALIQRIPLRRLGTTREIWLALRFIMECDFFNGKVIEVDGGAVV from the coding sequence GTGGAGATCAGGAATGCGCGCGCGGTGGTGACCGGGGCGGCGAGCGGGCTGGGCTACACCTTTGCGCTGGAGCTGGCCCGCGAAGGGGCGGCGGTGGTGGCCGGCGACATCGACGAGGAAGGGCTGGCGCGGCTGGCGGCCGAGGGCGCCGGGCTCCCGGGCAGGATCTCCACCGCCCGGGTGGACGTGGCCGACGAGGCGTCGGTGCGCGAGTTCGTGGAAGGGGCCTTCGGCACCCTGGGGATGGTGAACGCCCTGGTCAACAACGCGGGGGTGCTCCTGGACGGCCTGCTGGTGAAGCGCGAGGCCGGCTGGGTGAGGAAGCTTCCCACCGCGCAGTGGCAGCGCGTGCTGGACGTGAACCTCACCGGCAGCTTTCTCGCCGCGCGCGAGGTGGCGGCGGGGATGCTGGAGCGGCGCCTCAGGAACTGCGTCATCGTGAACATCTCGTCGCTGGTGCGCGGGGGGAACGAAGGGCAGTCCGCGTACGCCGCTTCCAAGGCGGGGCTCGACGCCGTCACCCGCACCTGGGCCGCGGAGCTCGCGCCGTACGGGATCCGCGTGGGAGCCATCGCTCCCGGCCTGGTGGACACCCCCATCCTCCAGCACGTCTCCGACGAGGCGAAGGAGGCCCTAATCCAGCGCATCCCCCTGCGCCGCCTGGGGACCACGCGCGAGATCTGGCTGGCGCTGCGCTTCATCATGGAATGCGACTTTTTCAACGGAAAGGTGATCGAGGTGGACGGCGGCGCGGTGGTGTGA
- a CDS encoding MbtH family NRPS accessory protein, with the protein MSDADRDDQTVYTVVLNHEEQYSIWPAGREIPNGWSEAGKTGTKAECLEYVDQVWTDMRPLSLRKQMEATG; encoded by the coding sequence ATGAGCGATGCGGATCGTGATGACCAGACGGTGTACACCGTAGTCCTGAACCACGAGGAGCAGTACTCCATCTGGCCCGCGGGGCGGGAGATTCCGAACGGGTGGAGCGAGGCGGGGAAGACGGGGACCAAGGCGGAGTGCCTCGAATACGTCGACCAGGTGTGGACCGACATGCGCCCGCTCTCCCTGCGCAAGCAGATGGAAGCCACCGGTTGA
- a CDS encoding amidohydrolase family protein encodes MTTLPRAEVIPPARSSTPLRPAMPPSPPLLLCPGALFDAPAGRLVRGMRVLVRGGRVEAVGRGVEAPEGARVVEMPGCTLLPGLIDTHTHLLLEAAPDEGMGAATLRSVVLEGEALRTLRGAGRARSYLDAGITTVRDLGNAGVFCDVALRDAIAEGSVPGPRMYVSGPGLSPAGGQADGLQYRHRALAGEEYRVVAGVADAVAAVREHVFQGVDLLKVYADTRPNRAFLSVAELRAICDEAHLFGLRVAAHATGDASVERALEAGVDSIEHAYTVSTGALERMAERGVVLVPTDMDTLLGRRHLDRLRLEPPLTEEQLSDAFAAPHDRLRRALAAGVTVAAGSDMYLELGMPRGEAARRVLFAYAEAGMAPALVLQAATCNAARLLGEPGLGVVEPGAHADLVAVEGDPLADLHSLDRVRLVVRAGNIWRGEHGAAPQ; translated from the coding sequence TTGACCACCCTTCCGCGGGCCGAGGTCATTCCCCCGGCCCGCTCCTCCACCCCTCTCCGGCCCGCCATGCCCCCGTCCCCGCCGCTTCTCCTCTGCCCGGGAGCCCTGTTCGACGCCCCGGCTGGAAGGCTCGTGCGCGGGATGCGGGTGCTGGTGCGCGGCGGCCGCGTGGAGGCCGTGGGCAGGGGGGTGGAGGCCCCGGAGGGCGCCCGGGTGGTGGAGATGCCGGGGTGCACCCTCCTTCCGGGGCTGATCGACACCCATACCCACCTCCTGCTGGAGGCCGCCCCGGACGAGGGGATGGGGGCCGCGACCCTGCGCTCCGTGGTGCTGGAGGGCGAGGCGCTGCGCACGCTGCGCGGCGCCGGCCGCGCGCGCAGCTACCTGGACGCGGGGATCACCACCGTGCGCGACCTGGGGAACGCGGGGGTGTTCTGCGACGTCGCCCTGCGCGACGCGATCGCGGAGGGGAGCGTGCCGGGGCCGCGCATGTACGTTTCAGGCCCGGGGCTGAGCCCGGCCGGCGGCCAGGCGGACGGGCTCCAGTATCGCCACCGCGCCCTCGCGGGCGAGGAGTACCGGGTCGTGGCCGGCGTGGCCGACGCGGTGGCGGCGGTGCGCGAGCACGTCTTTCAGGGGGTGGACCTGCTCAAGGTGTACGCGGACACCCGGCCCAACCGCGCCTTCCTCTCCGTGGCGGAGCTGCGGGCGATCTGCGACGAGGCCCACCTCTTTGGGCTGCGCGTGGCCGCCCACGCCACCGGCGACGCGTCCGTGGAGCGGGCGCTGGAAGCGGGGGTGGACTCCATCGAGCACGCGTACACCGTGTCCACCGGCGCGCTGGAGCGGATGGCGGAGCGCGGGGTGGTGCTGGTGCCCACCGACATGGACACGCTCCTGGGCCGCCGCCACCTGGACCGGCTGCGGCTGGAGCCCCCGCTCACGGAAGAGCAGCTCTCGGACGCCTTCGCCGCTCCCCACGACCGGCTGCGGCGCGCCCTGGCGGCCGGGGTCACCGTGGCGGCCGGCTCGGACATGTACCTGGAGCTGGGGATGCCGCGGGGCGAGGCCGCCCGCCGGGTGCTGTTCGCCTACGCCGAGGCGGGGATGGCGCCCGCCCTGGTGCTGCAGGCCGCCACCTGCAACGCCGCCCGCCTCCTGGGAGAACCCGGGCTGGGCGTGGTGGAGCCGGGGGCGCACGCCGACCTGGTGGCCGTGGAGGGCGACCCCCTGGCCGACCTCCACTCGCTCGACAGGGTGCGGCTGGTGGTGCGGGCGGGCAACATCTGGCGCGGAGAGCATGGTGCCGCGCCCCAGTGA
- a CDS encoding amidohydrolase family protein, producing MRTPAVPVLLACTLLATRAPAQGPLSPPPVAITHVTVVDPAGGVPLRDVTVITEGGRIRQISPAAGVEIPTGALVVNGAGRYLIAGLWDMHVHLAAAGESVLPVLVSQGVLGVRDMGGGFEQVRAWRSRVEAGESVGPRIRTAGPIVENAAWLARLQRIPVAAEFIASQPRVGVSTVGEARRAVDSLAALGVDFVKVRNAPPWAVYSALVRHAHERGLTVVGHTPEGGIGLRGALRAGQHTIEHIDVLARELNPLSPAERGQLFALMIRDHVGYTPTLVAEMTRIVRRDQVAAVVADSLGLRDPRRRRLSPELLSYWRLQQRLDAYDTQKDWRAQIESALGHLRAMNRAGVTMLAGTDLGARLVYPGSSLHDELALLVEHAGLSPLDALRAATRNAAESLGLGECCGSVEVGKAADLVLLDADPLQDIRNTRRIHAVVRGGKLYSRPALDSLTRGETR from the coding sequence ATGAGAACGCCTGCGGTCCCGGTTCTGCTCGCCTGTACCCTCCTGGCCACGCGGGCGCCGGCCCAGGGGCCGCTTTCGCCGCCCCCGGTCGCCATCACGCACGTCACCGTGGTGGACCCGGCGGGCGGGGTGCCGCTCCGCGACGTCACCGTGATCACGGAGGGGGGGCGGATCCGGCAGATCTCGCCCGCCGCCGGGGTGGAGATCCCCACGGGCGCCCTGGTGGTGAACGGGGCGGGCCGCTACCTGATCGCCGGCCTGTGGGACATGCACGTGCACCTGGCCGCGGCGGGGGAGTCGGTCCTCCCCGTCCTGGTGTCGCAGGGGGTGCTGGGCGTGCGCGACATGGGGGGGGGCTTCGAGCAGGTGCGCGCGTGGCGGTCGCGCGTGGAGGCCGGGGAGAGCGTGGGGCCGCGCATCCGCACGGCCGGCCCCATCGTGGAGAATGCCGCGTGGCTGGCGCGGCTCCAGCGCATCCCCGTCGCGGCGGAGTTCATCGCTTCGCAGCCCCGGGTGGGCGTTTCCACGGTGGGGGAAGCGCGGCGGGCAGTGGACTCGCTGGCGGCGCTGGGGGTGGACTTCGTAAAGGTGCGCAACGCGCCTCCCTGGGCGGTGTACTCCGCGCTCGTGCGGCACGCGCACGAGCGCGGCCTAACCGTGGTGGGCCACACCCCCGAGGGCGGGATAGGGCTGCGAGGCGCGCTGCGGGCGGGGCAGCACACCATCGAGCACATCGACGTGCTCGCCCGGGAGCTGAACCCGCTCTCGCCGGCGGAGCGCGGCCAGCTCTTCGCCCTCATGATCCGCGACCACGTGGGGTACACGCCCACCCTCGTCGCCGAGATGACGCGCATCGTGAGGCGGGACCAGGTGGCGGCGGTGGTGGCCGACAGCCTGGGGCTGCGGGACCCCCGCCGGCGGCGCCTCTCACCCGAGCTGCTCTCCTACTGGCGGCTCCAGCAGCGGCTGGATGCGTACGACACCCAAAAGGACTGGAGGGCGCAGATCGAGAGCGCCCTCGGGCACCTCCGCGCGATGAACCGGGCCGGCGTGACGATGCTGGCCGGAACGGACCTGGGGGCGCGGCTCGTCTACCCCGGGTCCAGCCTCCACGACGAGCTCGCCCTTCTGGTGGAGCACGCGGGTCTCTCCCCGCTGGATGCGTTGCGGGCGGCGACCCGGAACGCCGCGGAATCGCTGGGGCTGGGCGAGTGCTGCGGCTCGGTGGAGGTGGGCAAGGCCGCCGACCTCGTCCTCCTGGACGCGGACCCGCTGCAGGACATCCGCAACACGCGGCGCATCCACGCGGTGGTGCGCGGCGGGAAGCTCTACTCGCGCCCCGCGCTGGACTCCCTGACGCGGGGAGAGACCCGGTAG
- a CDS encoding tyrosine-type recombinase/integrase, translated as MPSDSSVIPTGNALVPVPNRGTPDEIVMPSVVGWREVYHDGDVGVLAVRVEGEDGGREALALRTGAAPRLTPESARALGAFLLEWADRTGAEDARLTELHEYGAGAIIARSFLGRFASEHSRRAMRSQLRRIAVILGHPGADGYENVAWHQLRYRETGAIRQVIVEQEGAPASKSLALAALRGVLKEAWKLGYMTAEQRERACLLEPIGGKRVKKMRSLTPGEIRALFIACLADPTVRGVRDAAIISVLYGSGVRRDECSALAVADYRVEDGAVHVRAGKGDKGRITYVQGAACDAVEDYLAMRGAEAGPLFTPIHRTGKLRIAPLSPQAIYKLLLARAAQASIPPFSPHDLRATLAGDLLDAGADIAAVKDLLGHASVNTTMIYDRRGERKKRKAASLVHVPYVRRAADRQTLPPSSPTSEKL; from the coding sequence ATGCCCTCCGACTCGTCCGTGATCCCCACCGGCAATGCACTCGTCCCTGTCCCGAACCGCGGCACCCCCGACGAGATCGTGATGCCGTCCGTCGTCGGCTGGCGCGAGGTGTACCACGACGGGGACGTCGGTGTGCTCGCCGTGCGCGTGGAAGGCGAGGACGGTGGGCGCGAGGCGCTCGCGCTGCGGACGGGCGCCGCACCGCGGCTCACACCCGAGTCCGCACGGGCACTCGGCGCGTTCCTCCTGGAGTGGGCGGACCGGACCGGCGCGGAGGATGCCCGGCTCACCGAACTGCACGAGTACGGCGCGGGGGCCATCATCGCGCGCAGTTTCCTCGGCCGGTTCGCCTCCGAGCACTCGCGCCGCGCGATGCGCAGCCAGCTCCGCCGCATCGCCGTCATCCTGGGCCACCCCGGCGCCGATGGCTACGAGAACGTGGCGTGGCACCAGCTCCGCTATCGCGAGACGGGCGCCATCCGCCAGGTGATCGTGGAGCAGGAAGGAGCTCCCGCCAGCAAGAGCCTGGCGCTCGCGGCGCTGCGCGGAGTGCTCAAGGAGGCATGGAAGCTCGGCTACATGACCGCCGAGCAGCGCGAGCGCGCCTGCCTGCTGGAGCCGATCGGCGGCAAGCGCGTCAAGAAGATGCGCTCCCTCACCCCGGGCGAGATCCGCGCCCTCTTCATCGCCTGCCTGGCGGACCCCACGGTGCGCGGCGTCCGCGACGCGGCCATCATCTCAGTATTATATGGGTCCGGCGTGCGCCGCGACGAATGCTCCGCACTCGCCGTGGCCGACTACCGCGTTGAGGACGGCGCGGTGCACGTGCGCGCCGGCAAGGGAGACAAAGGGCGCATCACCTACGTGCAGGGGGCGGCGTGCGACGCCGTGGAAGATTACCTGGCGATGCGCGGCGCCGAGGCCGGCCCGCTCTTCACCCCGATCCACCGCACGGGGAAGCTCCGCATCGCCCCGCTCTCCCCGCAGGCGATCTACAAGCTCCTTCTCGCCCGCGCCGCGCAGGCCAGCATCCCGCCCTTCTCCCCCCACGACCTCCGCGCAACCCTCGCCGGCGACCTCCTCGACGCCGGCGCCGACATCGCCGCGGTCAAGGACCTGCTCGGCCACGCCTCCGTGAACACCACGATGATCTACGACCGGCGCGGCGAGCGGAAGAAGAGGAAGGCGGCGAGCCTGGTGCACGTGCCGTACGTGCGCAGGGCGGCCGATCGCCAGACGCTACCCCCGTCATCTCCCACGTCCGAAAAATTGTAG
- a CDS encoding ParB N-terminal domain-containing protein: MSRRLGKTGGALAAPVVRLDDNVGTYDVRRDGRSGEGRVQSVRLDRIEASPFQVRRVFAEPDVEKLADSIVETGLIHEPRGRPHPTRPGWVELMPGEMRIRALRRLVERGEGEGLLERDGEGNWLVPVRVDETDDERAEAIVLAENQDRTDLSPWEWALAWRQRQDSLARRGLPASVRDVAGRSNQKFQTLAEYLAVARAVTPAVLAEAGVVRGSEPDHQRMARLPLAALKRVAQAAGQGGANVAAAARALLLELRRAGDAEAATRLERARRAPASSTSAGGFQLNIRVPLERLTPAQATHYLGKMTGALDVLAERASEADPAEVEALASRLESAAARLRTAG; this comes from the coding sequence ATGAGCCGGCGCCTGGGGAAGACCGGGGGCGCGCTCGCCGCGCCGGTGGTGCGCCTGGACGACAACGTGGGCACCTACGACGTGCGCCGCGACGGGCGGAGCGGGGAAGGGCGGGTGCAGAGCGTCCGGCTGGATCGCATCGAGGCATCGCCCTTCCAGGTGCGCCGCGTCTTCGCCGAGCCGGACGTGGAGAAGCTGGCGGACAGCATCGTGGAGACGGGGCTGATCCACGAGCCGCGCGGCCGGCCTCACCCCACCAGGCCCGGGTGGGTGGAGCTGATGCCGGGCGAGATGCGCATCCGTGCGCTGCGCCGGCTGGTGGAGCGCGGGGAAGGGGAGGGACTGCTGGAGCGGGATGGGGAAGGGAATTGGCTGGTCCCCGTGCGCGTGGACGAGACGGACGACGAGCGCGCCGAGGCCATCGTCCTCGCCGAGAACCAGGACCGCACCGACCTGTCGCCCTGGGAGTGGGCGCTCGCCTGGCGGCAGCGGCAGGACTCGCTGGCCCGGCGCGGGCTCCCCGCCTCGGTTCGCGACGTGGCCGGGCGCTCGAACCAGAAGTTCCAGACGCTCGCCGAGTACCTGGCCGTGGCGCGCGCGGTCACGCCCGCCGTGCTCGCGGAAGCCGGGGTCGTGCGCGGCTCCGAGCCAGACCACCAGCGGATGGCGCGGCTGCCGCTGGCGGCGTTGAAGCGCGTGGCCCAGGCGGCGGGGCAGGGAGGGGCGAATGTCGCGGCGGCCGCCCGTGCTCTCCTGCTGGAGCTGCGCCGCGCCGGCGACGCCGAGGCCGCCACGCGGCTGGAGCGAGCGCGCCGTGCCCCTGCGTCCTCGACGTCCGCGGGCGGGTTCCAGCTCAACATCCGTGTCCCTCTGGAGCGGCTCACTCCAGCTCAGGCCACTCACTACCTGGGCAAGATGACCGGTGCGCTGGACGTGCTGGCGGAGCGCGCTTCGGAGGCGGATCCCGCGGAGGTGGAGGCGCTGGCCAGCAGGCTTGAGAGCGCGGCCGCGCGGTTGCGCACCGCCGGGTGA
- a CDS encoding ParA family protein, whose protein sequence is MTQVVAFVGAKGGTLKTASVAAVAHLAAKAGLRVVMVDGDPQADLTSRSGFARVADPLTAELVPVQFQGEPEMDLRLLRGGRSMEAADVSVAERHIRRAVETGADLVVIDTPPALGPITTASIRASGLVVIPAMPGKESLERSHDVISLARAGKRVPVVRILLTLAHLQSNLFRWMVEQVDALYPGARMRPVIPYEMPAGEAALFEVPVTVSAPKSRSSLAYCEVSADVIQRLGLRVAPPAPVIARGVA, encoded by the coding sequence ATGACCCAGGTAGTCGCATTCGTCGGTGCCAAGGGCGGCACCCTGAAGACCGCGTCCGTCGCGGCCGTCGCCCACCTGGCCGCCAAGGCCGGGCTGCGCGTGGTGATGGTGGACGGCGACCCGCAGGCAGACCTCACCAGCCGGAGCGGCTTCGCGCGTGTTGCCGACCCGCTGACCGCGGAGCTCGTCCCGGTGCAGTTCCAGGGCGAGCCGGAGATGGACCTGCGGCTGCTGCGCGGCGGAAGGTCCATGGAGGCGGCGGACGTGAGCGTGGCGGAGCGCCACATCCGGCGCGCCGTGGAAACGGGCGCCGACCTGGTGGTGATCGACACGCCCCCCGCGCTGGGCCCCATCACGACCGCGTCGATCCGTGCGTCGGGGCTGGTGGTGATCCCCGCGATGCCGGGGAAGGAGAGCCTGGAGCGGTCGCACGACGTGATCTCGCTGGCGCGTGCGGGCAAAAGAGTGCCCGTGGTGCGGATTCTCCTCACGCTGGCGCACCTGCAGTCCAACCTTTTCCGGTGGATGGTGGAGCAGGTGGACGCACTTTACCCGGGTGCCCGCATGCGACCGGTGATCCCGTACGAGATGCCCGCCGGCGAGGCGGCGCTCTTCGAGGTGCCGGTAACCGTGTCCGCGCCGAAGAGCCGCAGCTCGCTGGCGTACTGCGAGGTCTCGGCCGACGTGATCCAGCGGCTCGGGCTCCGTGTGGCGCCCCCGGCTCCGGTTATCGCCCGGGGTGTGGCATGA